In Chryseobacterium lactis, a single genomic region encodes these proteins:
- a CDS encoding soluble NSF attachment family protein, translated as MMNRQKFIDKFMAAFVLLAMFKIIGIVAQLFHESFWSVVGTLILFLIVAFIILMVIAALKDKEQNERNSKRRAAGGGGNFYLETSLFDRIRSKYEELAEKYIAENDYKKAAKVYMNLLQDNYRGAKTLEDGGFYNEAAAVYLKKLKNKSDAAICYEKAKQYTKAIELYKEMEQKEKVGDLYKQINDFKNANTYYQMVADDYTGNNQMVKASLIYRKKMEKTEEAQKVLLKGWEEDKDAFNCLNNYFTNISDVKELEVEIQELYAKTPDYKKIIYLDAMKHEFKKDPKLQTTTRNIAYKIIAEKVSTRSEIVNELKYFNPDDEVILKDISRFKTGRNKMFRN; from the coding sequence ATGATGAATAGACAGAAGTTTATAGACAAATTTATGGCGGCTTTCGTATTGCTGGCCATGTTTAAGATCATCGGAATCGTAGCTCAGCTGTTCCATGAAAGCTTCTGGAGTGTAGTTGGAACCTTGATTCTTTTTTTAATTGTAGCTTTTATCATTCTGATGGTTATTGCAGCCTTGAAAGATAAAGAACAAAATGAAAGAAACTCAAAAAGAAGAGCTGCCGGAGGTGGAGGGAATTTTTATCTGGAAACATCATTATTTGACAGGATCCGAAGTAAATATGAGGAACTTGCTGAAAAATATATCGCTGAAAACGATTATAAAAAAGCGGCAAAAGTCTACATGAACCTGCTTCAGGATAATTACAGAGGAGCAAAAACACTGGAAGATGGTGGATTTTACAATGAAGCCGCCGCAGTATATCTTAAAAAATTAAAAAATAAATCTGATGCTGCCATCTGCTATGAGAAGGCAAAGCAGTATACAAAAGCCATTGAACTGTACAAAGAAATGGAGCAGAAAGAGAAAGTAGGTGATCTTTACAAACAAATCAATGATTTTAAAAATGCCAATACCTATTATCAAATGGTTGCCGATGATTATACAGGAAATAACCAAATGGTAAAGGCTTCTCTGATCTACCGAAAAAAAATGGAAAAAACAGAAGAGGCCCAAAAAGTCCTACTGAAGGGATGGGAAGAAGATAAAGATGCCTTCAACTGTCTGAATAACTATTTTACTAATATCTCTGATGTTAAAGAATTGGAAGTTGAAATACAGGAACTCTATGCAAAAACACCGGATTACAAGAAAATAATCTATCTGGATGCCATGAAGCATGAGTTTAAAAAAGACCCGAAGTTGCAGACAACGACCAGAAACATTGCCTACAAAATTATTGCTGAAAAAGTATCAACCCGCTCAGAGATTGTGAATGAGCTGAAATATTTCAATCCGGATGACGAGGTAATTCTGAAAGATATTTCAAGGTTTAAGACCGGAAGAAATAAAATGTTCAGGAATTGA